One window of the Aquila chrysaetos chrysaetos chromosome 8, bAquChr1.4, whole genome shotgun sequence genome contains the following:
- the CD93 gene encoding complement component C1q receptor isoform X3: MAIARLLLLLLLLARGSGGEDAEVVCAGTACYTLHRAELGWSAAQERCRHNGGNLAPVRSPDEAQRLRELMAAAGWPGPAWIGLSLSRGQCIQPQEPLRGFTWAAGGEPGNYSAWLSEPAVTCVTSRCVSLRPAGPAGTAGWADRPCRALLTAFLCKFSFRGMCGPLPLAGPGRVGYTTPFGVRSSRLAAAPFGTLAEADCEGGGGQAFAVCKGPLEGGGFAWHPPGPLCPTACAHRNGGCQHRCLEAPGETPRCACHPGYVLAPDMASCLPEDACHPNPCQGTCRTLPSGFECGCEAGYALAPDGRRCLDVDECRHRPCQHECHNTAGSFFCLCRPGYRLTGPGGRHCLDEDECASPGVCPQLCLNVPGSFHCACRPGYQRQPGSGNACLDVDECLRDPCPGPCRNLPGSFECLCPPGFLPEEDGHGCRAAPTAGEQPAGAPNSTLRTMGIPRTTGALRTTGILQTTGAPWTAGIPQTPGIPVRATPPAPTAVVSAPGPEHSTDGPRLLLYYILGSLVAILLLLAFALALLACRRRAAKREKQPAKSAADNYCWVPEQPESRGAGGERSGWEKQ; encoded by the exons ATGGCCATCgcccggctgctgctgctgctgctcttgctggcTCGGGGATCCGGTGGGGAGGACGCCGAGGTGGTCTGCGCCGGCACCGCCTGCTACACCCTGCACCGGGCCGAGCTGGGCTGGAGCGCTGCCCAGGAACGCTGCCGGCACAACGGCGGCAACCTGGCCCCGGTACGCAGCCCCGACGAGGCCCAGCGGTTGCGGGAGCTGATGGCGGCGGCCGGCTGGCCGGGCCCGGCCTGGATCGGGCTGTCTCTATCACGGGGCCAGTGCATCCAGCCGCAGGAACCTCTGAGGGGCTTCACCtgggcggccggcggggagcccGGTAACTACTCGGCCTGGCTGTCCGAGCCCGCCGTCACCTGCGTCACCTCCCGCTGCGTCAGCTTGCGGCCGGCTGGGCCCGCCGGCACCGCCGGCTGGGCTGACCGTCCCTGCCGGGCCCTGCTGACCGCCTTCCTCTGCAAGTTCAGCTTTCGGGGGATGTGCGGACCCCTGCCGCtggccgggcccggccgcgtCGGCTACACCACCCCCTTCGGGGTGCGCAGCTCCCGGCTGGCGGCTGCCCCCTTCGGCACGCTGGCGGAGGCCGACTGCGAGGGGGGCGGGGGCCAGGCCTTCGCCGTCTGCAAGGGGCCGCTGGAGGGGGGCGGCTTCGCCTGGCACCCCCCCGGACCCCTCTGCCCTACCGCCTGCGCCCACCGCAACGGGGGCTGCCAGCATCGCTGCCTGGAGGCACCGGGGGAGACCCCGCGCTGCGCCTGCCATCCCGGCTACGTCCTAGCGCCTGACAtggcctcctgcctgcctgaggACGCCTGCCACCCCAACCCCTGCCAGGGGACCTGCCGGACCCTGCCCAGCGGCTTCGAGTGCGGCTGCGAGGCCGGCTACGCCCTGGCGCCTGACGGCCGCCGCTGCCTGGACGTGGATGAGTGCCGGCACAGGCCCTGCCAGCACGAGTGCCACAACACGGCCGGCAgcttcttctgcctctgccGGCCCGGCTACCGGCTGAcggggccgggcggccgccACTGCCTCGACGAGGATGAGTGTGCCTCGCCCGGCGTctgcccccagctctgcctcaaCGTCCCCGGCTCCTTCCACTGCGCCTGCCGGCCCGGCTACCAGCGCCAGCCCGGCAGTGGCAATGCCTGCCTGGACGTGGACGAGTGCCTGCGGGACCCCTGCCCCGGGCCCTGCCGCAACCTGCCCGGCAGCTTCGAGTGCCTCTGCCCGCCCGGCTTCCTCCCGGAGGAGGATGGACATGGCTGCCGCGCCGCACCCACCGCTGGAGAGCAGCCCGCGGGGGCCCCCAACAGCACCCTGCGGACCATGGGCATCCCACGGACCACGGGCGCCCTGCGGACCACGGGCATCCTCCAGACCACGGGTGCCCCATGGACCGCGGGCATCCCCCAGACCCCGGGCATCCCCGTCAGGGCGACGCCGCCGGCCCCCACAGCGGTAGTTTCGGCACCCGGCCCCGAGCACAGCACCGATGGCCCCAGGCTGCTCCTCTACTAcatcctgggcagcctggtagccattctgctgctgctggcctttgccctggccctgctggccTGCAGGAGGAGGGCGGCCAAGCGGGAGAAGCAGCCGGCCAAAAGCGCGGCGGACAACTACTGCTGGGTGCCTGAGCAGCCGGAGAGCCGCGGGGCAGGCGGCGAGCGCAG TGGCTGGGAGAAGCAGTGA
- the CD93 gene encoding complement component C1q receptor isoform X1, with product MAIARLLLLLLLLARGSGGEDAEVVCAGTACYTLHRAELGWSAAQERCRHNGGNLAPVRSPDEAQRLRELMAAAGWPGPAWIGLSLSRGQCIQPQEPLRGFTWAAGGEPGNYSAWLSEPAVTCVTSRCVSLRPAGPAGTAGWADRPCRALLTAFLCKFSFRGMCGPLPLAGPGRVGYTTPFGVRSSRLAAAPFGTLAEADCEGGGGQAFAVCKGPLEGGGFAWHPPGPLCPTACAHRNGGCQHRCLEAPGETPRCACHPGYVLAPDMASCLPEDACHPNPCQGTCRTLPSGFECGCEAGYALAPDGRRCLDVDECRHRPCQHECHNTAGSFFCLCRPGYRLTGPGGRHCLDEDECASPGVCPQLCLNVPGSFHCACRPGYQRQPGSGNACLDVDECLRDPCPGPCRNLPGSFECLCPPGFLPEEDGHGCRAAPTAGEQPAGAPNSTLRTMGIPRTTGALRTTGILQTTGAPWTAGIPQTPGIPVRATPPAPTAVVSAPGPEHSTDGPRLLLYYILGSLVAILLLLAFALALLACRRRAAKREKQPAKSAADNYCWVPEQPESRGAGGERSSRELFQGSRHRKVSGAIPSLQLPRPVREPVRLPWVWSSETAMLPPRHRAPEGRDLDPGGAQHGEICATQPCRQGTKAENIW from the exons ATGGCCATCgcccggctgctgctgctgctgctcttgctggcTCGGGGATCCGGTGGGGAGGACGCCGAGGTGGTCTGCGCCGGCACCGCCTGCTACACCCTGCACCGGGCCGAGCTGGGCTGGAGCGCTGCCCAGGAACGCTGCCGGCACAACGGCGGCAACCTGGCCCCGGTACGCAGCCCCGACGAGGCCCAGCGGTTGCGGGAGCTGATGGCGGCGGCCGGCTGGCCGGGCCCGGCCTGGATCGGGCTGTCTCTATCACGGGGCCAGTGCATCCAGCCGCAGGAACCTCTGAGGGGCTTCACCtgggcggccggcggggagcccGGTAACTACTCGGCCTGGCTGTCCGAGCCCGCCGTCACCTGCGTCACCTCCCGCTGCGTCAGCTTGCGGCCGGCTGGGCCCGCCGGCACCGCCGGCTGGGCTGACCGTCCCTGCCGGGCCCTGCTGACCGCCTTCCTCTGCAAGTTCAGCTTTCGGGGGATGTGCGGACCCCTGCCGCtggccgggcccggccgcgtCGGCTACACCACCCCCTTCGGGGTGCGCAGCTCCCGGCTGGCGGCTGCCCCCTTCGGCACGCTGGCGGAGGCCGACTGCGAGGGGGGCGGGGGCCAGGCCTTCGCCGTCTGCAAGGGGCCGCTGGAGGGGGGCGGCTTCGCCTGGCACCCCCCCGGACCCCTCTGCCCTACCGCCTGCGCCCACCGCAACGGGGGCTGCCAGCATCGCTGCCTGGAGGCACCGGGGGAGACCCCGCGCTGCGCCTGCCATCCCGGCTACGTCCTAGCGCCTGACAtggcctcctgcctgcctgaggACGCCTGCCACCCCAACCCCTGCCAGGGGACCTGCCGGACCCTGCCCAGCGGCTTCGAGTGCGGCTGCGAGGCCGGCTACGCCCTGGCGCCTGACGGCCGCCGCTGCCTGGACGTGGATGAGTGCCGGCACAGGCCCTGCCAGCACGAGTGCCACAACACGGCCGGCAgcttcttctgcctctgccGGCCCGGCTACCGGCTGAcggggccgggcggccgccACTGCCTCGACGAGGATGAGTGTGCCTCGCCCGGCGTctgcccccagctctgcctcaaCGTCCCCGGCTCCTTCCACTGCGCCTGCCGGCCCGGCTACCAGCGCCAGCCCGGCAGTGGCAATGCCTGCCTGGACGTGGACGAGTGCCTGCGGGACCCCTGCCCCGGGCCCTGCCGCAACCTGCCCGGCAGCTTCGAGTGCCTCTGCCCGCCCGGCTTCCTCCCGGAGGAGGATGGACATGGCTGCCGCGCCGCACCCACCGCTGGAGAGCAGCCCGCGGGGGCCCCCAACAGCACCCTGCGGACCATGGGCATCCCACGGACCACGGGCGCCCTGCGGACCACGGGCATCCTCCAGACCACGGGTGCCCCATGGACCGCGGGCATCCCCCAGACCCCGGGCATCCCCGTCAGGGCGACGCCGCCGGCCCCCACAGCGGTAGTTTCGGCACCCGGCCCCGAGCACAGCACCGATGGCCCCAGGCTGCTCCTCTACTAcatcctgggcagcctggtagccattctgctgctgctggcctttgccctggccctgctggccTGCAGGAGGAGGGCGGCCAAGCGGGAGAAGCAGCCGGCCAAAAGCGCGGCGGACAACTACTGCTGGGTGCCTGAGCAGCCGGAGAGCCGCGGGGCAGGCGGCGAGCGCAG cagcagagagctctTCCAGGGGAGCAGACACCGAAAGGTTAGTGGAGCTATAccatccctgcagctccctAGACCTGTGCGGGAGCCTGTGCGATTGCCCTGGGTTTGGAGCAGTGAGACAGCGATGCTTCCCCCAAGGCATCGAGCCCCGGAAGGGCGAGACCTTGACCCAGGAGGTGCACAGCATGGGGAAATCTGTGCGACCCAGCCTTGTAGGCAAGGGACCAAGGCAGAGAATATATGGTAA
- the CD93 gene encoding complement component C1q receptor isoform X2 — MAIARLLLLLLLLARGSGGEDAEVVCAGTACYTLHRAELGWSAAQERCRHNGGNLAPVRSPDEAQRLRELMAAAGWPGPAWIGLSLSRGQCIQPQEPLRGFTWAAGGEPGNYSAWLSEPAVTCVTSRCVSLRPAGPAGTAGWADRPCRALLTAFLCKFSFRGMCGPLPLAGPGRVGYTTPFGVRSSRLAAAPFGTLAEADCEGGGGQAFAVCKGPLEGGGFAWHPPGPLCPTACAHRNGGCQHRCLEAPGETPRCACHPGYVLAPDMASCLPEDACHPNPCQGTCRTLPSGFECGCEAGYALAPDGRRCLDVDECRHRPCQHECHNTAGSFFCLCRPGYRLTGPGGRHCLDEDECASPGVCPQLCLNVPGSFHCACRPGYQRQPGSGNACLDVDECLRDPCPGPCRNLPGSFECLCPPGFLPEEDGHGCRAAPTAGEQPAGAPNSTLRTMGIPRTTGALRTTGILQTTGAPWTAGIPQTPGIPVRATPPAPTAVVSAPGPEHSTDGPRLLLYYILGSLVAILLLLAFALALLACRRRAAKREKQPAKSAADNYCWVPEQPESRGAGGERSPQPRVSYTNHTGLEEDKTNHKSLIK, encoded by the coding sequence ATGGCCATCgcccggctgctgctgctgctgctcttgctggcTCGGGGATCCGGTGGGGAGGACGCCGAGGTGGTCTGCGCCGGCACCGCCTGCTACACCCTGCACCGGGCCGAGCTGGGCTGGAGCGCTGCCCAGGAACGCTGCCGGCACAACGGCGGCAACCTGGCCCCGGTACGCAGCCCCGACGAGGCCCAGCGGTTGCGGGAGCTGATGGCGGCGGCCGGCTGGCCGGGCCCGGCCTGGATCGGGCTGTCTCTATCACGGGGCCAGTGCATCCAGCCGCAGGAACCTCTGAGGGGCTTCACCtgggcggccggcggggagcccGGTAACTACTCGGCCTGGCTGTCCGAGCCCGCCGTCACCTGCGTCACCTCCCGCTGCGTCAGCTTGCGGCCGGCTGGGCCCGCCGGCACCGCCGGCTGGGCTGACCGTCCCTGCCGGGCCCTGCTGACCGCCTTCCTCTGCAAGTTCAGCTTTCGGGGGATGTGCGGACCCCTGCCGCtggccgggcccggccgcgtCGGCTACACCACCCCCTTCGGGGTGCGCAGCTCCCGGCTGGCGGCTGCCCCCTTCGGCACGCTGGCGGAGGCCGACTGCGAGGGGGGCGGGGGCCAGGCCTTCGCCGTCTGCAAGGGGCCGCTGGAGGGGGGCGGCTTCGCCTGGCACCCCCCCGGACCCCTCTGCCCTACCGCCTGCGCCCACCGCAACGGGGGCTGCCAGCATCGCTGCCTGGAGGCACCGGGGGAGACCCCGCGCTGCGCCTGCCATCCCGGCTACGTCCTAGCGCCTGACAtggcctcctgcctgcctgaggACGCCTGCCACCCCAACCCCTGCCAGGGGACCTGCCGGACCCTGCCCAGCGGCTTCGAGTGCGGCTGCGAGGCCGGCTACGCCCTGGCGCCTGACGGCCGCCGCTGCCTGGACGTGGATGAGTGCCGGCACAGGCCCTGCCAGCACGAGTGCCACAACACGGCCGGCAgcttcttctgcctctgccGGCCCGGCTACCGGCTGAcggggccgggcggccgccACTGCCTCGACGAGGATGAGTGTGCCTCGCCCGGCGTctgcccccagctctgcctcaaCGTCCCCGGCTCCTTCCACTGCGCCTGCCGGCCCGGCTACCAGCGCCAGCCCGGCAGTGGCAATGCCTGCCTGGACGTGGACGAGTGCCTGCGGGACCCCTGCCCCGGGCCCTGCCGCAACCTGCCCGGCAGCTTCGAGTGCCTCTGCCCGCCCGGCTTCCTCCCGGAGGAGGATGGACATGGCTGCCGCGCCGCACCCACCGCTGGAGAGCAGCCCGCGGGGGCCCCCAACAGCACCCTGCGGACCATGGGCATCCCACGGACCACGGGCGCCCTGCGGACCACGGGCATCCTCCAGACCACGGGTGCCCCATGGACCGCGGGCATCCCCCAGACCCCGGGCATCCCCGTCAGGGCGACGCCGCCGGCCCCCACAGCGGTAGTTTCGGCACCCGGCCCCGAGCACAGCACCGATGGCCCCAGGCTGCTCCTCTACTAcatcctgggcagcctggtagccattctgctgctgctggcctttgccctggccctgctggccTGCAGGAGGAGGGCGGCCAAGCGGGAGAAGCAGCCGGCCAAAAGCGCGGCGGACAACTACTGCTGGGTGCCTGAGCAGCCGGAGAGCCGCGGGGCAGGCGGCGAGCGCAG